A DNA window from Arachis duranensis cultivar V14167 chromosome 3, aradu.V14167.gnm2.J7QH, whole genome shotgun sequence contains the following coding sequences:
- the LOC107479608 gene encoding uncharacterized protein LOC107479608, with amino-acid sequence MRKDEKDSQFSRFFEIFKKLQINILFAEALEQMPLYAKFLKELMTRKRNWGEKKIVVLTEECNAIIKKKLPQKMKDPKSFQIPCIIGDISIEKPLCDLGASINLMSLAMMKRIRIEEAKPTRMALQLADRTFKFSHGVVEDLLVKVEEFIFLVDFVVLDMEEEANTLIILGRPFLATSGAIIDVQKEELVLRLYKEKMVFNVFKAMSYPKESIVECMIMDTMETLVEGVLEEE; translated from the coding sequence ATGAGGAAGGACGAGAAGGACAGCCAGTTTTCTAGGTTCTTTGAGATCTttaagaagcttcaaatcaacATACTTTTTGCTGAAGcattagagcaaatgccactctatgccaagtttCTAAAGGAGCTCATGACAAGGAAAAGAAACtggggagaaaagaaaattgtGGTGCTCACTGAGGAATGTAATGCCATCATAAAAAAGAAACTTCCCCAAAAGATGAAAGATCCTaagagcttccaaattccctgtATCATAGGGGATATAAGCATTGAGAAGCCattatgtgatttaggagctaGCATCAACCTTATGTCCCTGGCCATGATGAAAAGAATAAGGATTGAAGAGGCCAAACCTACAAGAATGGCTCTTCAATTAGCTGATAGGACGTTCAAATTCTCCCATGGTGTGGTGGAAGATTTGTTGGTGAAAGTGGAAGAGTTTATCTTCCTAGTTGATTTTGTAGTACTTGATATGGAGGAAGAGGCTAACACATTaatcatcttgggaagaccATTCTTAGCAACTTCTGGAGCTATAATTGATGTACAAAAGGAAGAGTTAGTCTTGAGGTTGTATAAAGAGAAGATGGTGTTCAATGTCTTCAAAGCAATGAGCTACCCAAAAGAGTCCATTGTTGAATGCATGATAATGGACACAATGGAGACATTAGTCGAAGGAGTcctagaagaagaataa